A single Drosophila miranda strain MSH22 chromosome XR, D.miranda_PacBio2.1, whole genome shotgun sequence DNA region contains:
- the LOC117186559 gene encoding uncharacterized protein LOC117186559 yields the protein MEDYIQRGHMEVIPSSTVENGPANHNYLAHHAVFKPDSTTTKCRVVFDGSGEDCNGSSLNSRLHIGPPIQRDLLGVCLRFRQHRYVFCTDIEKMFRGILVSEDHTHYQRIVWRKEETATLDHYRLLTVTYGLASSPFLAVRVLKQIAQDHADLYPKAAAVLVRDAYVDDIPTGCDSIDDLIALKDELILLLSQAQFKLRKWSSNCWSLLKSLPQDICEYPLEALEGKSPTQYVKVLGIRWDPAVDELSFKLTIPDATGVLTKRILLSELAKIYDPLGLLAPTTVFLKVLFQDSWLSSVDWNEPLPAQLCARWQQFVAEVHLLESCRIPRYLSSPLQATELHGFADASSHAYAAVIYSRVRVNNDYAVTLIAAKTRVAPIKPISIPRLDTSCWSDSEIVLHWLSSPPRTWNTYVCNRTAEILEACPRSCWQHIRTEDNPADCASRGLLPKDLVEHQLWWNGPPWLSQSHRTWPPVKAKFALSTEDAERMEVKVKPQVSLHISNEGNDLNCMINKASSWSHLLRTLSYCFRFVHRLRCKDRLSSFLSSWELQYARSRVIKHVQMEFFQVEYRQLSTGQALSQKSKLIHYTPFVDDQGILRVGGRIGNSMTTYDAKHPILLPKESPVAVLIARHQHVTSLHAGVEFMFHTLRQKYWILGARNIVRKIVFNCKICFLQRKGTSTQLMADLPAFRVQPTRCFLHSGLDYAGPVTIKTSAGRTPKFGKAWFAIFVCLSTKAIHIELVSDLTTPAFIAAFKRFWSRRGPISDLYSDNGTTFHGARKELTEMQRIAVSQSQDEEIANFLTSQDINWHFIPPSAPHFGGLWETGVRSIKLHLRRVIGSSALTFEEYSTILTQIEGLLNSRPLCAPSDHSLDPLTPAHFLTGQPHMSVPEPSLLDVNINRLQRWRQLQAKVQGFWKRWNLEYLTSLQPRTKWQQESNDITVDTLVVLKEPNQPPSKWLLGRITEVHPGQDERVRVVTVKTARGVYKRPITKLAVLPLF from the exons ATGGAGGATTATATACAACGAGGACACATGGAGGTGATTCCTTCTAGTACCGTAGAAAACGGTCCCGCCAATCACAATTACTTAGCACACCACGCAGTATTTAAACCAGATAGCACCACCACGAAATGCCGAGTTGTATTCGATGGCTCTGGGGAGGACTGCAATGGATCGTCACTTAATTCACGACTACACATCGGACCACCTATTCAAAGGGATTTACTTGGAGTATGTCTACGTTTCCGTCAGCATCGCTATGTGTTTTGTACGgacattgagaaaatgtttagAGGCATCCTGGTTTCAGAAGATCACACGCATTACCAACGGATTGTCTGGCGAAAGGAGGAGACTGCTACACTCGATCATTATCGATTGCTGACCGTGACGTATGGTTTAGCGTCTTCGCCGTTCTTGGCTGTTCGAGTCCTCAAGCAGATCGCGCAAGATCATGCCGATTTGTATCCGaaggctgctgctgtgctTGTACGAGACGCGTACGTGGATGATATCCCTACTGGTTGCGATAGTATCGACGATCTCATTGCACTCAAAGATGAATTAATTTTGCTATTGAGCCAAGCTCAATTTAAACTTCGAAAATGGAGTTCAAACTGTTGGTCACTACTCAAATCGCTGCCACAGGACATTTGTGAGTATCCACTTGAAGCCCTAGAGGGAAAGAGCCCAACTCAATATGTCAAGGTTCTTGGAATACGCTGGGACCCGGCTGTGGACGAGCTTTCCTTCAAGTTGACCATTCCCGACGCCACAGGGGTTCTGACAAAACGGATTTTGCTGTCCGAGCTTGCCAAGATCTACGATCCACTGGGGTTGCTTGCCCCCACAACTGTATTTCTAAAGGTTCTCTTTCAAGATAGTTGGCTGAGCTCGGTCGACTGGAACGAACCACTACCCGCGCAGCTATGCGCACGGTGGCAACAGTTTGTAGCTGAAGTTCATTTACTGGAAAGCTGTCGCATACCCCGCTATCTATCCTCGCCACTTCAAGCAACGGAGCTGCATGGATTCGCCGATGCGTCATCTCATGCATACGCCGCTGTCATCTACAGTCGCGTGAGAGTCAATAATGACTACGCTGTAACACTGATCGCCGCAAAAACCCGGGTGGCACCCATCAAACCTATCTCCATCCCACGGCTCGA TACTTCGTGTTGGTCAGACTCCGAAATTGTACTACATTGGCTCTCATCACCCCCACGGACTTGGAACACTTATGTTTGTAATCGCACGGCTGAGATTCTAGAAGCTTGCCCACGTAGCTGCTGGCAACACATTCGCACTGAGGACAATCCCGCGGACTGTGCATCACGCGGACTTTTACCAAAGGATCTGGTAGAACATCAACTGTGGTGGAATGGACCACCGTGGCTTTCCCAATCACATCGCACTTGGCCACCTGTTAAGGCCAAGTTCGCACTGTCGACTGAGGACGCTGAGCGGATGGAAGTAAAGGTCAAGCCCCAAGTTAGTCTACACATTTCCAATGAAGGAAATGATCTTAACTGTATGATCAACAAAGCTTCCTCCTGGTCACATCTCTTGCGGACACTTAGCTATTGCTTTCGGTTCGTACATCGTCTTCGTTGCAAGGACCGCCTGTCATCATTTTTATCGTCATGGGAGCTTCAATATGCCCGCTCTAGGGTAATCAAACATGTCCAGATGGAGTTCTTCCAAGTGGAGTACAGACAGCTGAGCACTGGACAAGCCCTTTCTCAAAAGTCCAAGTTGATTCACTACACTCCATTTGTTGACGACCAAGGAATTCTGCGCGTAGGAGGACGCATTGGAAACTCGATGACAACCTATGACGCAAAACATCCCATACTTCTTCCAAAGGAATCACCAGTCGCTGTTTTAATAGCTAGACACCAGCACGTCACATCGTTACACGCTGGAGTCGAATTTATGTTTCACACGTTGAGACAGAAGTATTGGATCCTGGGAGCCCGTAACATAGTCCGCAAAATTGTATTCAACTGCAAGATATGCTTCCTCCAGCGCAAAGGAACGAGTACACAACTCATGGCTGATCTTCCCGCCTTTCGCGTTCAGCCCACCCGCTGCTTTCTACATTCTGGATTGGATTACGCTGGACCAGTTACCATCAAGACATCAGCAGGTCGGACACCGAAGTTTGGCAAAGCTTGGTTTGCCATCTTTGTTTGTCTGTCCACCAAAGCAATTCATATCGAGCTCGTCAGTGATTTGACGACTCCTGCATTTATCGCCGCTTTCAAACGTTTTTGGTCTCGACGTGGCCCTATATCCGACTTGTACTCGGACAATGGCACAACATTCCATGGAGCCAGAAAGGAACTAACGGAGATGCAACGGATAGCTGTATCTCAAAGTCAAGACGAGGAAATTGCTAATTTTCTGACGAGTCAGGACATCAACTGGCACTTCATTCCGCCATCTGCCCCGCACTTTGGAGGTCTTTGGGAAACAGGCGTACGATCTATCAAACTCCACCTTCGCCGAGTAATTGGTAGCAGTGCGTTAACCTTCGAGGAATATTCAACAATTTTAACTCAGATTGAAGGGTTACTCAACTCTCGCCCACTGTGCGCGCCCAGCGATCACAGCTTGGATCCCCTTACCCCCGCTCATTTTCTTACAGGTCAACCTCACATGTCGGTGCCGGAGCCGTCCTTGTTAGACGTCAACATTAACAGACTGCAGCGTTGGAGACAACTGCAAGCCAAGGTTCAAGGATTCTGGAAACGTTGGAATCTGGAATACCTTACTTCCTTGCAACCTCGCACGAAATGGCAGCAGGAGTCCAACGACATAACCGTGGACACTCTTGTGGTACTGAAGGAGCCAAATCAACCGCCTAGCAAGTGGCTGCTTGGGCGAATCACCGAAGTTCATCCTGGCCAAGACGAGAGGGTTCGAGTGGTCACCGTCAAAACCGCCCGAGGAGTGTACAAGAGGCCTATTACCAAACTTGCTGTGCTTCCCTTGTTCTGA